In Firmicutes bacterium ASF500, a single genomic region encodes these proteins:
- a CDS encoding hypothetical protein (UPF0398 protein YpsA), translating to MREITCCFTGHRKIPPEERAGITDRLERVIVSLYQQGIRAYEAGGALGFDALAAQTVIRLRESCPGMKLILVLPCLTQTRGWRPEDVTEYEGIKAQADEVFYTAQQYTRGCMHRRNRHLVDSSGVCVCYLTKNSGGTAYTVNYAKKQGINVFNIAENIKL from the coding sequence ATGCGGGAGATAACCTGCTGCTTTACCGGCCATCGAAAAATACCGCCAGAGGAACGGGCCGGGATTACCGACAGACTGGAACGTGTCATCGTCAGTCTGTACCAACAGGGCATCCGGGCATACGAGGCGGGAGGCGCCCTGGGCTTTGATGCCCTCGCCGCCCAGACGGTGATCCGTCTGCGGGAGAGCTGCCCCGGCATGAAGCTGATCCTTGTCCTGCCTTGCCTGACGCAGACAAGGGGCTGGAGGCCGGAGGACGTAACGGAGTATGAGGGTATCAAGGCCCAGGCCGATGAGGTTTTTTACACCGCCCAGCAGTACACCAGGGGCTGTATGCACAGGCGCAACCGCCATTTGGTAGACAGCAGCGGCGTGTGCGTCTGCTATCTGACCAAGAACAGCGGGGGGACTGCTTACACCGTCAATTACGCAAAGAAACAAGGGATAAATGTATTCAATATTGCCGAAAATATCAAACTTTGA
- the malT_1 gene encoding HTH-type transcriptional regulator MalT encodes MDQNYIAPTAALKKLKKARSLPQTVYLYGATGYGKTELVRQYLSGRRYTYLSCEELPWEDGALPAEEPGRQNRRVVVIDDLHRLKSEELRREILALEEREDIWLILISRSPLPAWLMPQHIKSVFVVISEKDLRMGRSEIAAYLESRGIAYTEEDMRLLEVTAEGNAYILHHVALRMKEGLSPGSELHAEIWDAFAVYLENVVLVRWDSDLLEFLMQVSVVDEFTLELAEMISGNLHVTALLERAAEAGNFMTQEDGVYRLRPVLIQALRNRALKLYGRERVQDFKYNAALYYEMHDEVVPALKLFEECGKTERIKNLLIRNARMNPGNGHYYELRRYYFNLDEREIADSPVLMAGMSMLCSMLMDGEKSEYWYEKLKAYAANAKGGIRREAQSRLAYLDIGLPHRGSRDVLAVMKNIPALLFDKGNCLPEFSVTSNLPSTMNGGKDFCHWSPDDTKLAKTVGPLVERVLGRYGQGLVKAALGESQYEKGGDDYTVMALLTRAQMETEQGGTMEIAFAAVGVRIRLAMLKGERQAARELLASFEQSAKQNRAVQLLPNIQALKCRMELWEGNLDGVERWMKTAPDEDVEFCSLERYRYLTKVRCYLANGEYMKAQALLEKLRYYAEQTNRPYVRMETGLLSAITKERAGGPWQDELAAVLREAESYRFLRLITEEGAAVWPLLQREKKAMQSAGTLDKDWLRRVLDEAAEVSRRYPLYLKKRAAASTDFGGTALTILRLQADGLSVNQIAQRLELKPDNVKYHIKENYRKLSADNKADALLAARSLGLI; translated from the coding sequence GTGGATCAAAACTATATCGCGCCAACGGCTGCGCTGAAAAAGCTGAAAAAGGCCCGGAGCCTGCCGCAGACGGTTTATCTCTACGGGGCCACCGGCTACGGCAAGACGGAGCTGGTGCGCCAGTACCTGTCAGGCCGCAGATACACCTATCTCTCCTGCGAGGAACTGCCCTGGGAGGATGGGGCGTTGCCAGCGGAGGAACCGGGCAGGCAAAACCGCCGGGTGGTGGTGATCGACGACCTGCACCGGCTGAAAAGTGAGGAGCTGCGCCGGGAGATTTTAGCGTTGGAGGAACGGGAGGATATATGGCTGATCCTGATTAGCCGAAGCCCCCTCCCGGCGTGGCTCATGCCCCAGCATATCAAGAGCGTCTTTGTCGTGATCTCCGAGAAAGACCTGCGGATGGGCCGCAGCGAGATCGCCGCCTATCTGGAGTCCCGCGGCATCGCCTATACGGAGGAGGATATGCGGCTTTTGGAAGTCACTGCCGAGGGCAACGCCTACATCCTCCACCATGTCGCCCTGCGTATGAAGGAGGGCTTATCCCCCGGCTCGGAACTCCACGCGGAAATATGGGACGCCTTTGCCGTCTACCTGGAAAACGTGGTACTGGTGCGCTGGGACAGCGACCTGTTGGAATTTTTGATGCAGGTCAGTGTGGTGGACGAGTTTACGCTGGAGCTGGCGGAGATGATCTCCGGCAACCTCCATGTTACCGCCCTGCTGGAACGGGCGGCGGAGGCCGGGAACTTTATGACCCAGGAGGACGGCGTATACCGTCTGCGCCCGGTATTGATCCAGGCCCTGCGGAACCGGGCGCTGAAGCTCTATGGCCGGGAGCGCGTCCAGGACTTCAAATACAACGCAGCTCTCTACTACGAAATGCACGATGAAGTTGTCCCGGCATTGAAGCTGTTCGAGGAGTGCGGCAAGACCGAGCGCATCAAAAACCTGTTAATCCGCAACGCCCGGATGAACCCTGGCAACGGCCACTACTACGAGCTGCGCCGCTACTATTTCAATCTGGACGAGAGGGAGATCGCGGACAGCCCGGTGCTTATGGCGGGTATGAGTATGCTGTGTTCCATGCTGATGGACGGCGAAAAGAGCGAGTATTGGTATGAGAAGCTGAAAGCCTACGCCGCCAACGCCAAGGGCGGCATCCGGCGGGAGGCCCAAAGCCGTTTGGCCTACCTGGACATCGGCCTGCCCCACCGGGGAAGCCGGGACGTGCTGGCGGTAATGAAGAACATCCCTGCCCTGCTGTTCGACAAGGGCAACTGTCTCCCGGAGTTTTCCGTCACCAGCAACCTGCCCAGCACCATGAACGGCGGCAAGGACTTCTGCCATTGGAGTCCCGACGATACGAAGCTGGCAAAGACCGTGGGGCCGCTGGTGGAGCGGGTGCTGGGCCGCTATGGGCAAGGGCTGGTCAAGGCCGCGCTGGGCGAAAGCCAGTATGAAAAGGGCGGGGATGATTACACGGTGATGGCCCTGCTGACCAGGGCGCAGATGGAGACGGAACAGGGCGGGACAATGGAAATTGCCTTTGCCGCCGTAGGCGTCCGTATCCGACTGGCCATGCTGAAAGGAGAGAGACAGGCGGCGCGGGAGCTGCTGGCTTCCTTTGAACAGTCCGCAAAACAAAACCGGGCTGTTCAGCTTCTGCCCAACATCCAGGCCCTCAAGTGCCGGATGGAGCTGTGGGAGGGCAATCTGGACGGGGTGGAACGCTGGATGAAAACAGCCCCGGACGAGGACGTGGAATTTTGCAGTCTGGAGCGTTACCGCTACCTGACGAAAGTGCGCTGCTATTTAGCGAACGGGGAGTACATGAAAGCCCAGGCCCTTTTGGAAAAGCTGCGCTACTACGCCGAACAGACCAACCGGCCTTATGTCCGTATGGAAACCGGGCTGCTGTCTGCTATCACCAAGGAGCGGGCAGGCGGGCCGTGGCAGGACGAACTGGCCGCCGTTCTCCGGGAGGCGGAGAGCTATCGTTTCCTGCGGCTCATTACCGAGGAGGGTGCGGCGGTGTGGCCCCTGCTCCAGCGGGAGAAAAAGGCCATGCAGAGCGCGGGGACGCTGGATAAGGACTGGCTGCGCCGGGTGTTGGACGAGGCCGCAGAAGTGTCCCGGCGCTATCCGCTATACCTAAAAAAACGGGCAGCGGCGTCAACGGATTTTGGGGGCACAGCTCTGACGATCCTCCGTTTGCAGGCCGATGGCCTGTCCGTCAATCAGATCGCACAAAGGCTGGAGCTGAAGCCGGACAACGTGAAGTATCACATCAAAGAAAACTACCGCAAACTGAGTGCTGACAACAAAGCGGACGCGCTGCTGGCGGCGCGGAGTTTGGGACTGATATAG
- a CDS encoding IS256 family transposase ISCce2, with amino-acid sequence MSEKIVQLNEEVIKGQIKELVRGSVEETLNELLEAEAEKLTQAARYERNEQRQGYRSGHYSRNLTTTSGDVTLKVPKLKGISFETAIIERYRRRESSVEEALIEMYLAGVLVRWVEDITEYWPHGAAGRRTT; translated from the coding sequence ATGTCCGAGAAGATTGTACAGCTGAATGAAGAAGTAATCAAGGGGCAGATCAAGGAACTTGTGCGAGGCAGCGTGGAGGAAACGCTCAACGAACTGTTGGAGGCGGAGGCAGAGAAGCTGACGCAGGCGGCGCGGTACGAGCGCAATGAGCAGCGGCAAGGGTACCGCAGTGGCCACTACAGCCGCAACCTTACTACCACTTCCGGTGACGTCACCCTGAAGGTGCCCAAACTCAAGGGAATCTCTTTTGAGACAGCCATCATCGAGCGGTACCGCCGCCGGGAAAGCAGCGTAGAAGAGGCTCTCATAGAGATGTACCTGGCAGGGGTATTGGTGCGGTGGGTAGAGGACATCACTGAGTACTGGCCACACGGCGCAGCCGGACGTAGAACAACATGA
- the xerD_5 gene encoding Tyrosine recombinase XerD has translation MKKQIGAKQIETFANHLRLEERSPGTIEKYLRDIRAFAIWLGERRLDKAIVMAWKEHLRTERYAASTINSMLIAVNQFFRFQHWDELRVKTVRVQRQIFRRREKELTKDEYVRLLETARGSGRERLALLMETICATGIRVSEVRYITAESVKAERAEISLKGKIRTILIPGKLCRKLQKYAKKQKIASGEIFLTRNGKGLSRRQIWAEMKFICGKAGVAASKVFPHNLRHLFARTFYKACRDVVQLADVLGHSSVETTRIYLISTGDEYVRRMDRLDLVFDESSHKIKI, from the coding sequence ATGAAGAAGCAAATAGGCGCAAAGCAAATCGAAACGTTTGCAAACCATCTGCGTCTGGAGGAACGGAGCCCGGGAACCATCGAAAAATACCTGCGGGACATCCGCGCCTTCGCCATATGGCTGGGTGAGCGTCGGTTGGATAAAGCAATCGTTATGGCCTGGAAGGAGCACCTTCGGACAGAGCGTTATGCGGCTTCTACCATCAATTCTATGCTGATCGCGGTGAATCAGTTTTTCCGTTTCCAGCATTGGGATGAGCTGCGGGTGAAAACTGTGCGTGTACAGCGCCAGATATTCCGCCGCCGGGAGAAAGAGCTGACAAAGGATGAGTATGTCCGCCTGCTGGAGACAGCCCGCGGCTCAGGCAGGGAGCGGCTGGCCCTTTTGATGGAGACCATCTGCGCCACCGGCATACGGGTGTCGGAGGTACGGTATATCACAGCGGAGTCGGTGAAGGCGGAGAGGGCAGAGATCAGCCTGAAGGGCAAAATACGAACGATTTTAATTCCCGGAAAACTGTGCCGGAAGCTGCAAAAGTATGCCAAAAAACAAAAAATCGCCTCCGGTGAGATATTCCTCACCAGAAACGGAAAGGGGCTTTCACGCAGGCAGATCTGGGCCGAGATGAAATTCATTTGCGGAAAAGCGGGAGTGGCCGCGTCAAAGGTGTTCCCCCACAACCTGCGCCACCTGTTTGCCAGAACGTTCTACAAAGCCTGCCGGGATGTGGTGCAGCTGGCGGATGTGCTGGGGCACTCCAGTGTGGAGACCACTCGAATTTACCTCATTTCCACAGGAGATGAGTATGTCCGGCGTATGGATAGGCTGGACCTTGTTTTTGACGAAAGCAGTCACAAAATAAAAATTTAG
- the tagH_3 gene encoding Teichoic acids export ATP-binding protein TagH, with amino-acid sequence MSKTMIEVSDVSMRFRMNSDKIMSLKEYVTTALRGKLNYQEFTALDHVSFEVKKGETLGLIGRNGAGKSTMLKVISGILKPTEGSVVCRGNVVPMLELGSGFDMDLTGRENIFLNGAILGYSEGFLKAKYNEIVAFSELGQFIEVPIRNYSSGMLARLAFSIATVVQPEILIVDEILSVGDAQFQEKSKKRMLELMGGGTTVLFVSHSIEQIREMCKRVVWLEKGTVKKVGNASEVCDAYAV; translated from the coding sequence ATGAGCAAGACGATGATAGAGGTTTCGGACGTGTCCATGCGCTTCCGAATGAACAGCGACAAAATCATGTCACTGAAGGAATATGTGACCACCGCGCTGCGGGGAAAGCTGAATTATCAGGAATTCACGGCATTGGATCATGTGTCGTTTGAGGTGAAAAAAGGGGAGACGCTGGGGCTGATTGGAAGAAATGGCGCGGGAAAGAGCACCATGCTGAAGGTGATTTCCGGCATTTTGAAGCCGACCGAGGGCAGCGTGGTGTGCCGCGGAAACGTGGTGCCCATGCTGGAGCTGGGAAGCGGGTTTGACATGGACCTGACGGGAAGGGAAAACATCTTCCTGAATGGAGCCATTTTGGGCTACAGCGAGGGGTTCCTGAAGGCAAAATATAATGAGATTGTGGCGTTTTCCGAGCTGGGGCAGTTTATTGAGGTCCCCATCCGCAACTATTCCTCCGGGATGCTGGCCCGGCTGGCGTTTTCCATCGCCACAGTGGTCCAGCCGGAAATCCTGATTGTGGATGAGATTTTGTCCGTAGGCGACGCGCAGTTCCAGGAGAAGAGCAAAAAGCGGATGCTGGAGCTCATGGGTGGCGGTACCACAGTGCTGTTCGTATCACACAGTATTGAACAGATCCGGGAGATGTGTAAACGGGTGGTTTGGCTGGAAAAGGGGACGGTCAAAAAGGTGGGGAACGCCAGCGAGGTGTGTGATGCCTATGCCGTGTAA
- the rfbF_2 gene encoding Glucose-1-phosphate cytidylyltransferase, which translates to MKVILLAGGFGTRISEESQFKPKPMVELGGIPILLHIMKLYSSYGYNEFIICAGYKQHVIKEYFADYFLHTSDITYDFTRGKNEMTVHRNTSEPWKVTVVDTGLNTMTGGRVKRVKEYIGDEPFMLTYGDGVSDLNIGELVKFHRTHGKLVTMSAYNAGQRFGVLDIDSGGQIREFREKTRGDGSLINIGFMVCQPEFIDYIEGDATVLEKEPLQTVAEQGQLMAYKHGGFWGCMDTVREKENLEAMWANGKAPWKVW; encoded by the coding sequence GTGAAAGTCATTTTGCTTGCCGGCGGATTCGGCACACGGATATCAGAGGAGAGCCAGTTTAAACCAAAGCCCATGGTAGAGCTGGGCGGCATACCAATTTTGCTTCACATCATGAAGTTGTACAGCAGCTATGGGTACAACGAATTCATCATATGTGCGGGCTATAAGCAGCACGTGATCAAGGAATATTTCGCGGATTATTTTCTGCACACCTCAGATATTACATACGACTTCACTCGCGGAAAAAATGAGATGACTGTACATCGTAATACCTCCGAGCCATGGAAAGTAACAGTGGTAGATACCGGCCTAAACACGATGACCGGCGGCCGGGTGAAGCGGGTGAAGGAGTATATTGGGGACGAGCCCTTCATGCTTACCTATGGCGATGGCGTCTCCGACCTGAATATCGGTGAACTGGTGAAGTTCCACAGAACTCACGGGAAGCTGGTGACTATGTCGGCGTATAATGCAGGGCAGCGTTTCGGTGTGCTGGATATAGACAGCGGCGGACAGATTCGTGAATTCCGTGAAAAGACTCGGGGAGACGGCAGTTTGATCAACATCGGCTTTATGGTTTGCCAGCCTGAGTTTATCGATTATATTGAGGGCGATGCCACTGTGTTAGAGAAGGAGCCTCTTCAGACTGTTGCTGAACAGGGCCAGCTGATGGCATATAAGCACGGCGGATTTTGGGGCTGTATGGATACGGTTCGGGAAAAGGAAAATCTGGAGGCAATGTGGGCAAACGGAAAAGCTCCGTGGAAAGTTTGGTAA
- the galE1_2 gene encoding UDP-glucose 4-epimerase, translating to MKKIMRKDLQRIYDGLTPQEKDNFQDSTVLFTGGAGFLGFYFIQFLTHYKEELRIKKVICLDNFQVGYPAWLKELSEKGQVELRKFNVITDDISSVPGAEQADYIYHMASIASPVFYRKYPIETLDANIWGLRRLLDFYCEKPIKGLTFYSSSEIYGDPTPEYIPTPETYRGNVDCQGPRACYDEAKRFGETMCYLFHQKYGMPISIIRPFNNYGPGMRLNDARVPADFANAVRQGRDIKMFSDGSPTRTFCYISDAITGYLKVLLYAGRNFEAFNIGMDKPEISIRQLAEIYAQAGREIFGYTGQVRFAVSEDKAYLENNPNRRCPVIDKARRLLGYNPEVDVEQGVRYFLEYVKESSEEELIW from the coding sequence ATGAAAAAAATTATGCGGAAGGATCTTCAGCGGATCTATGATGGTCTGACTCCTCAGGAGAAGGACAATTTCCAAGACAGTACAGTGCTCTTTACGGGCGGGGCAGGATTCCTTGGATTTTATTTCATTCAGTTTCTGACCCATTATAAAGAAGAGCTGAGGATAAAAAAGGTAATCTGCTTAGACAACTTTCAGGTGGGCTATCCAGCTTGGCTAAAAGAACTATCTGAAAAAGGCCAAGTGGAATTGCGCAAGTTCAACGTGATTACAGACGATATTTCCTCTGTTCCCGGGGCGGAGCAGGCAGATTACATCTATCATATGGCATCTATTGCCTCTCCTGTTTTCTATCGCAAGTATCCCATCGAGACCTTGGACGCCAACATCTGGGGGCTGCGCCGTCTGCTGGACTTTTACTGTGAAAAGCCTATCAAAGGTTTGACTTTCTACTCCTCCAGCGAAATATACGGCGATCCTACCCCGGAGTATATCCCAACTCCGGAGACTTACCGGGGCAACGTGGATTGCCAGGGGCCTCGTGCCTGCTATGATGAGGCTAAGCGGTTTGGGGAGACCATGTGCTACCTGTTTCATCAGAAGTATGGTATGCCCATCTCCATTATCCGGCCGTTCAACAACTACGGCCCTGGTATGCGGCTGAACGACGCCCGGGTGCCTGCCGATTTCGCCAACGCAGTACGGCAGGGCCGTGATATCAAGATGTTCTCAGATGGTTCTCCTACCCGTACCTTCTGCTATATCAGCGATGCAATCACAGGCTATTTGAAGGTACTACTGTATGCGGGGCGAAACTTTGAGGCCTTTAATATCGGGATGGACAAGCCGGAGATTTCCATCCGCCAGTTGGCTGAGATATATGCACAAGCTGGCAGAGAAATATTCGGTTACACAGGACAGGTGCGATTCGCAGTGTCTGAGGATAAGGCATACTTGGAAAATAATCCAAATCGACGTTGCCCGGTGATTGATAAAGCCAGAAGGCTGTTAGGCTATAACCCGGAAGTGGACGTAGAGCAGGGAGTACGGTATTTTCTGGAATACGTAAAAGAGAGCAGCGAGGAGGAACTGATATGGTAA
- the rkpK_2 gene encoding UDP-glucose 6-dehydrogenase, protein MVTVVGLGFVGLTTALGFAEYGHKVYGIEVNDERMAAIRAGKLPFWEPGLDEALERHLGQNFLPTTDWETAVADSECVYYCVGTPYGEGGQADLTYLYGALEQTIDAIHDDKFRVLVTKSTIPPSTTEKRIIPFLEEHGVKIPEQLGVANNPEFLREGHCWEDFTHADRIVLGVTDGRSEAILRNLYAKEKAPVFSVSLNTGEFIKYLSNTSLACLISYANEMSIAADAIGGIDVANAFRILHMDKRWQTGSIRTYFYPGCGYGGYCLPKDTNAFYAVVKDSGFDGQILKHVIHLNDEMPEVTARRITQTVGENKRCCIGILGLSFNPGSDDVRDTPSAKIIRTLNKAGYRNIVVYDPVAMDEFQKYYKLDYNCADSYEQLLEQAETVAITTAWPQFGDVKTKTNSPVVDCRYML, encoded by the coding sequence ATGGTAACGGTAGTAGGGTTGGGCTTTGTGGGGCTGACTACAGCTCTGGGTTTTGCTGAGTATGGACATAAGGTGTACGGCATTGAAGTGAATGATGAGCGGATGGCCGCGATTCGGGCTGGTAAACTTCCCTTTTGGGAACCAGGGTTGGACGAGGCGCTGGAGCGGCATTTGGGTCAAAATTTTCTCCCCACCACGGATTGGGAGACAGCTGTTGCGGACAGCGAGTGCGTGTATTATTGCGTAGGTACTCCCTACGGCGAGGGTGGGCAGGCGGACCTTACATACCTCTATGGTGCGTTGGAGCAGACGATAGACGCCATTCATGATGATAAGTTTCGTGTCCTAGTGACCAAATCCACCATTCCGCCCTCTACCACAGAGAAACGGATTATTCCTTTCCTAGAGGAGCACGGGGTAAAGATACCAGAGCAACTGGGGGTAGCCAACAATCCGGAATTCTTGCGGGAGGGCCACTGCTGGGAGGATTTCACCCACGCCGACCGTATTGTACTGGGGGTGACCGATGGGCGCTCCGAGGCGATATTGCGGAATCTCTATGCCAAGGAAAAAGCGCCGGTATTTAGCGTATCCCTGAACACGGGGGAGTTTATCAAGTACTTGTCCAATACCAGTTTGGCTTGCCTGATAAGCTATGCAAATGAGATGAGCATCGCGGCGGATGCTATCGGCGGAATTGACGTGGCTAATGCATTTCGCATTCTTCACATGGACAAGCGGTGGCAGACGGGGAGCATTCGGACTTATTTCTATCCTGGCTGCGGTTATGGAGGGTACTGTCTGCCTAAGGATACCAATGCGTTCTATGCAGTAGTAAAAGACAGCGGCTTTGACGGTCAGATATTGAAGCATGTAATTCATCTCAATGATGAGATGCCGGAGGTTACAGCACGACGGATCACCCAAACCGTTGGAGAAAACAAGAGATGCTGCATCGGTATTCTGGGCCTGTCCTTCAATCCTGGAAGCGATGATGTACGGGATACTCCCAGCGCAAAGATCATTCGTACACTGAACAAGGCAGGGTATCGGAATATCGTGGTGTATGACCCAGTGGCAATGGATGAGTTCCAAAAGTATTATAAGCTTGACTACAATTGTGCAGACAGCTATGAGCAGTTGCTGGAGCAGGCTGAAACGGTGGCAATTACCACAGCATGGCCACAGTTTGGAGATGTAAAAACTAAGACTAATTCGCCGGTGGTAGACTGCCGGTATATGTTATGA
- the rmd_2 gene encoding GDP-6-deoxy-D-mannose reductase — protein sequence MKKVVITGAGGFIGRNLTRRLLEENIQVYAIDVEAAQKNILTQDGVIPLYVDIREKQQLTAILKVAQPDVFYHLAWAGVSTDVKNEIEMQISNIPLAISVLEACAEAGCEHIIIPGSASEYAYCGQTIDGGNIPAPGDAYAASKAAAQVLCQWYARERRLNLNWLLIGSIYGPGRNDSNILTYTIKALLHGEETKYSKLEQMWDYIYIDDLAEALYLLGLYGKPDGVYPLGSGRAKPLAEYIRKIQAEIAPDAFLGIGSLPYKCGSKPDNSVLDIRRLREDTGFVPQITFEEGISRTIRYFREMEQAK from the coding sequence ATGAAGAAAGTTGTAATTACCGGGGCCGGCGGTTTTATTGGAAGAAACCTGACAAGGCGGCTGCTTGAGGAAAATATTCAGGTATATGCGATTGATGTAGAAGCTGCACAGAAGAACATTTTAACGCAGGATGGAGTTATACCGCTGTATGTAGATATCAGAGAAAAACAGCAGTTGACTGCAATCCTTAAAGTGGCGCAGCCGGATGTGTTTTATCACCTTGCCTGGGCAGGTGTGAGCACAGATGTCAAGAACGAGATCGAGATGCAAATATCCAATATTCCGTTGGCCATATCGGTACTGGAAGCCTGTGCTGAAGCTGGCTGTGAACATATAATTATTCCTGGCTCTGCTTCGGAATATGCCTACTGTGGACAGACAATTGACGGCGGGAATATCCCGGCGCCGGGTGACGCTTACGCTGCATCGAAGGCTGCGGCACAGGTGCTGTGCCAGTGGTATGCCCGTGAACGCAGACTGAATCTCAACTGGCTCCTCATCGGAAGCATCTACGGCCCCGGCCGCAATGACAGCAACATATTGACTTATACGATCAAGGCATTGCTGCATGGGGAAGAGACCAAATATTCAAAACTTGAGCAGATGTGGGATTACATCTATATCGACGACTTGGCTGAGGCATTATATCTTCTGGGGCTGTACGGAAAGCCGGACGGGGTATATCCGCTGGGTTCCGGTCGGGCTAAGCCTTTGGCGGAATATATTCGGAAGATTCAGGCGGAAATAGCGCCTGATGCGTTCCTTGGAATTGGCTCGCTTCCGTATAAGTGTGGAAGCAAACCGGATAATTCGGTACTGGACATACGCCGTTTGCGGGAAGATACCGGTTTTGTACCGCAGATCACTTTTGAAGAAGGGATCAGTCGGACCATCCGTTATTTCAGAGAAATGGAGCAAGCAAAATGA
- the glf_2 gene encoding UDP-galactopyranose mutase, with protein MYDYIDEHGFLVQKYGPHTFHTKRKELYEYMCRFEQWKDYKLTCGAVWDEKYTPTPFNFTTIDTFYPPEQAASLRKKLRDSFAGREFATVVEVLKHPDPDIRGYAEYLFKKDYAPYTAKQWGVSPAEIDPSVLKRVPLRFSYDEGYFDDPYQVMPAHSFTRFFENLLNHPNITVKLGVEALERLNVQDSVLQLDGRETSFPVVYTGALDELFGGIFGRLPYRSLRFEWKHTSLDSVQDAPIVAYPQEKGYTRVTEYKKLPVQNMPGSSYAVEYPLPYQEGAYMEPYYPVLTDASQKQYAQYRELADKIPNLIPCGRLADFKYYNMDQALESALRICRVV; from the coding sequence ATGTACGATTACATAGATGAACACGGCTTTCTGGTACAAAAATATGGGCCTCATACATTCCACACAAAAAGGAAAGAGCTCTATGAATATATGTGCCGCTTTGAGCAGTGGAAAGACTATAAGCTGACTTGTGGAGCGGTATGGGATGAAAAATATACCCCGACTCCTTTTAATTTTACGACAATTGACACCTTTTATCCGCCGGAACAGGCGGCTTCCCTGCGAAAAAAACTCCGGGATTCATTTGCGGGGCGGGAATTTGCTACAGTGGTGGAGGTCCTAAAGCACCCGGATCCGGACATCCGGGGCTATGCAGAATACTTGTTTAAAAAAGATTATGCACCATATACCGCGAAACAATGGGGTGTTTCTCCGGCGGAGATCGACCCAAGTGTGTTGAAGCGAGTGCCGCTTCGCTTTTCTTATGACGAGGGATATTTTGATGATCCCTATCAAGTCATGCCGGCTCATTCGTTCACCAGATTTTTTGAGAACCTGCTGAATCATCCCAACATCACTGTTAAACTGGGCGTTGAGGCGCTAGAGCGGCTGAATGTGCAAGATAGTGTTTTGCAGTTAGATGGGAGAGAGACGTCTTTTCCTGTAGTGTATACCGGGGCGTTGGATGAACTGTTTGGCGGTATCTTTGGACGTTTGCCCTATCGCTCCCTGCGCTTTGAATGGAAGCACACAAGCCTCGACAGTGTTCAGGATGCCCCTATAGTGGCTTATCCTCAAGAAAAAGGCTATACAAGGGTCACAGAGTATAAGAAGCTTCCAGTACAGAATATGCCTGGTTCCAGTTATGCGGTGGAGTATCCATTGCCATATCAGGAGGGAGCGTATATGGAGCCCTATTATCCGGTGCTGACAGACGCAAGCCAGAAACAGTATGCTCAGTACCGTGAGCTGGCGGACAAAATCCCTAACCTGATCCCTTGCGGACGCTTAGCGGATTTTAAATACTATAATATGGATCAGGCGTTAGAGTCCGCATTGAGGATATGCAGGGTGGTATAA